Proteins encoded in a region of the Populus nigra chromosome 3, ddPopNigr1.1, whole genome shotgun sequence genome:
- the LOC133689657 gene encoding omega-3 fatty acid desaturase, chloroplastic-like has product MASWVLSECGLKPLPQVWPRPRTGIINPSKPRFLYTNRTLTDLKRLPFDKFSRGCFRERNWGLKVSAPYRVASLDGEEDNKVIGFNGVGEDEEAEFDPGSPPPFKLSDIRTAIPKHCWVKDPWKSLSYVVRDVAVVFGLAAAAAYFNNWVVWPLYWAAQGTMFWALFVLGHDCGHGSFSNNNKLNSVVGHILHSSILVPYHGWRISHRTHHQNHGHVENDESWHPLPEKIYKSLDGITKMLRFTVPFPMLAYPIYLWSRSPGKSGSHFDPNSDLFVPSERKDVITSTLCWTAMAALLVGFSFVMGPVQLLKLYGVPYVGFVMWLDLVTYLHHHGHEDKLPWYRGKEWSYLRGGLTTIDRDYGWINNIHHDIGTHVIHHLFPQIPHYHLIEATEAARPVFGKYYREPKKSGPLPFHLIGILIRSMRKDHYVSDTGDVVYYQTDPQHGGSSSE; this is encoded by the exons ATGGCTAGCTGGGTGTTATCAGAATGTGGCTTAAAGCCTCTCCCTCAAGTTTGGCCTAGACCCAGAACTGGAATCATCAACCCTTCAAAGCCAAGATTTTTGTACACAAACAGGACTCTCACAGATCTAAAAAGGCTCCCTTTTGATAAGTTTTCAAGAGGGTGTTTTAGGGAGAGAAATTGGGGGCTTAAAGTGAGTGCTCCATATAGAGTTGCATCATTAGATGGGGAGGAAGATAATAAAGTTATTGGCTTTAATGGGGTTGGGGAAGATGAGGAAGCAGAATTTGATCCTGGCTCACCCCCTCCATTTAAATTGTCTGATATTAGAACTGCTATACCAAAGCATTGTTGGGTTAAAGATCCATGGAAGTCATTGAGTTATGTTGTTAGGGATGTTGCTGTGGTTTTTGGTTTAGCTGCAGCAGCTGCTTATTTTAACAATTGGGTTGTTTGGCCTTTGTATTGGGCTGCTCAAGGGACAATGTTTTGGGCACTTTTTGTTCTTGGACATGATTG TGGCCATGGGAGTTTTTCCAATAACAACAAGCTAAATAGTGTGGTAGGGCATATTCTGCATTCTTCAATTCTTGTACCTTACCATGGATG GAGAATTAGCCATAGAACTCATCATCAAAACCATGGACATGTTGAGAATGATGAATCATGGCATCCG CTCCctgagaaaatatataaaagtttggATGGCATTACAAAAATGCTACGATTCACTGTGCCGTTTCCCATGCTTGCATACCCCATTTATCTT TGGAGCAGAAGTCCTGGAAAATCTGGTTCACACTTTGACCCAAACAGTGATTTGTTCGTCCCAAGTGAGAGAAAAGATGTAATCACTTCCACCTTATGTTGGACTGCAATGGCTGCTTTGCTTGTTGGCTTCTCTTTTGTAATGGGTCCTGTTCAACTGCTTAAACTCTATGGAGTGCCATATGTG ggttttgttaTGTGGCTGGATTTAGTGACTTACCTGCATCACCATGGTCATGAAGACAAGCTTCCTTGGTATCGTGGAAAG GAATGGAGTTACTTGAGGGGAGGGCTTACGACAATCGATCGTGACTATGGATGGATTAATAACATTCATCATGACATAGGAACCCATGTCATTCATCATCTCTTTCCTCAAATCCCACACTACCACTTAATTGAAGCA ACTGAGGCTGCAAGACCAGTGTTTGGGAAATATTACCGAGAACCAAAGAAGTCAGGCCCTCTGCCTTTTCATCTAATTGGAATTTTGATAAGAAGCATGAGAAAAGATCACTATGTTAGCGACACAGGGGATGTTGTTTACTACCAGACTGACCCTCAACATGGTGGCTCATCATCAGAGTAA
- the LOC133689279 gene encoding trihelix transcription factor GT-3b-like encodes MEGLHHHLHHHQQQIQQQHHTSVNVDTSDRFPQWSIQETKEFLMIRAELDPTFMEKKRNKVLWEVISKNMKEKGYNRSAEQCKCKWKNLVTRYKGYETIEPESMRHQFPFYNELQAIFTSRMQRMLWADAEGAASGSKKKAAQLSSDEEEDNEEISEGEKGSSRKRIKKGKAVGGASCSTGNSNSLRETLEDFMKQQMQMEMQWRETFEARENERRMKEMEWRQIMEGIENERTTMDRRWREIEEQRRVREEARAEKRDALITALLNKLRREDM; translated from the exons ATGGAGGGTCTTCACCACCACCTTCATCACCATCAGCAGCAAATACAGCAGCAGCATCACACCAGTGTAAACGTTGATACAAGTGATAGGTTTCCTCAATGGAGTATTCAAGAAACGAAAGAGTTCTTGATGATCCGTGCAGAACTGGATCCAACTTTcatggagaaaaagagaaacaaagttTTGTGGGAAGTTATCTCTAAGAATATGAAGGAAAAGGGTTATAATCGTAGCGCAGAGCAGTGCAAGTGCAAGTGGAAGAATCTTGTTACACGATACAAG GGTTATGAGACGATAGAACCTGAGTCTATGAGGCACCAGTTTCCTTTCTATAATGAGTTGCAAGCGATTTTCACATCGAGGATGCAAAGAATGTTATGGGCTGACGCTGAAGGAGCGGCAAGTGGGTCGAAGAAGAAAGCAGCGCAGCTATCTTCTGACGAGGAGGAGGATAATGAAGAAATTAGCGAAGGAGAGAAGGGTAGCAGTAGAAAGAGGATAAAAAAGGGCAAGGCAGTTGGTGGAGCAAGTTGTAGTACTGGAAATAGTAATAGCTTGAGAGAGACTTTGGAAGATTTCATGAAGCAACAGATGCAAATGGAAATGCAATGGAGAGAAACATTTGAAGCAAGGGAAAATGAGAGAAGGATGAAGGAGATGGAGTGGAGACAAATTATGGAAGGAATAGAGAATGAGAGGACAACGATGGATAGAAGATGGAGAGAGATAGAAGAGCAAAGAAGGGTGAGAGAAGAAGCTAGGGCTGAGAAGAGGGATGCCCTTATCACAGCACTTCTAAACAAGCTTAGAAGAGAAGACATGTAG